One segment of Rhodohalobacter mucosus DNA contains the following:
- a CDS encoding ArnT family glycosyltransferase, which produces MAIRFKKYLPIIGVLALLKLIIHWFGNQNYGFHRDELLHLSVSEHMAWGYFEFPPFIALIGKLSYLLFDYSLVGTRLFPMLAGIGILILCCLIAKELGGKSKAVLLSGICILAFVPFYRNHTLFQPVAFDQFFWTAGFYLLIKFFNSKKKEHLLLMGLMAGLGLMNKYTMLVWGLGLTVGLIFYKRGELYKSTWLYIAGGISFLVFLPNLMWQIQHDIPFLLHLDVLNQKQLANISPFEFGLAQLELPLTLAVSLIGLFALFLNEKMKKYRSVGVTVSVIFITMWVMKSKAYYFFAAYPVLFAAGAVQIEKWFINRPGWNYAVAAALFIPAIPFIPQATPILPIETYVEYMNKQENEQGRIELTGDYADMFGWEEQVELVDSVYKSLLSEYNPEDIVIWAENYGEAGAVKILGDKYGLPDPISRHGSFWLWGYGNKDAEVWISLGNEKGSVGHVFEETELVKIITHKYAIGEENGIPLYICRKPKVDIEEWWRNYERNVFE; this is translated from the coding sequence ATGGCTATAAGATTTAAAAAATATTTGCCGATCATAGGGGTGCTCGCACTTCTAAAACTTATCATTCATTGGTTCGGGAATCAAAATTATGGTTTTCATCGGGATGAACTTCTTCATCTATCCGTAAGCGAACACATGGCTTGGGGGTATTTTGAATTTCCTCCATTCATTGCCTTGATTGGTAAATTATCCTACCTGCTTTTTGACTACTCCCTGGTTGGAACACGACTTTTTCCCATGCTTGCAGGAATTGGAATCCTCATCCTCTGTTGTTTAATAGCAAAAGAACTGGGCGGAAAATCAAAAGCTGTTTTGTTATCGGGTATTTGCATATTGGCGTTTGTACCCTTTTATCGAAATCATACTCTCTTTCAACCCGTTGCCTTTGATCAGTTTTTCTGGACAGCAGGATTTTATTTATTAATCAAATTCTTTAATAGCAAAAAGAAAGAGCACCTGCTTCTCATGGGGTTGATGGCAGGTTTAGGATTGATGAACAAATATACGATGCTGGTCTGGGGGTTAGGTCTCACCGTCGGACTCATATTCTATAAACGTGGTGAACTATACAAATCAACATGGTTATACATTGCCGGGGGCATATCTTTTTTAGTGTTTTTACCAAACCTCATGTGGCAGATCCAACATGATATTCCATTTCTTCTGCATCTTGACGTATTGAACCAAAAGCAGCTTGCCAATATCAGTCCGTTTGAATTTGGCTTGGCACAACTCGAACTACCCTTAACTCTTGCCGTTAGTTTGATTGGGCTGTTCGCGCTCTTCCTGAATGAGAAGATGAAAAAATATCGAAGCGTAGGCGTAACCGTATCGGTGATTTTTATAACCATGTGGGTCATGAAGTCCAAGGCGTACTATTTCTTTGCGGCGTATCCTGTTCTGTTTGCAGCCGGTGCCGTTCAAATAGAAAAATGGTTCATTAACCGCCCGGGATGGAATTACGCAGTTGCTGCTGCTCTGTTTATCCCAGCCATTCCCTTTATTCCGCAGGCTACTCCGATCCTGCCTATAGAAACTTATGTTGAATACATGAACAAACAGGAAAATGAACAAGGTCGCATTGAACTGACAGGCGATTATGCCGATATGTTTGGCTGGGAAGAACAAGTGGAATTGGTAGATAGTGTATATAAATCGCTGTTGAGCGAGTATAACCCGGAGGATATTGTAATATGGGCAGAAAATTATGGAGAAGCCGGTGCGGTTAAAATTCTAGGCGATAAATACGGGTTGCCTGATCCAATTAGCAGACATGGAAGCTTCTGGTTGTGGGGCTATGGAAATAAGGATGCTGAAGTCTGGATAAGTCTGGGAAATGAAAAAGGATCAGTCGGGCACGTATTTGAGGAGACGGAATTGGTGAAGATTATCACACATAAATACGCTATTGGAGAAGAAAATGGAATCCCGCTATATATATGTCGAAAACCTAAAGTAGATATTGAAGAGTGGTGGAGAAATTATGAGAGGAATGTTTTCGAGTGA
- a CDS encoding DUF4177 domain-containing protein: MKKYEYKIIEMKNNEKLLKSGAPELIKMLNEEGEDGWRLVQIHYPLAKHLNLGILNVIFERELHD, encoded by the coding sequence ATGAAGAAATATGAATACAAGATCATAGAAATGAAAAATAACGAGAAGCTGTTAAAATCGGGTGCGCCAGAACTCATTAAGATGTTAAATGAAGAAGGAGAAGATGGTTGGCGATTGGTTCAAATTCATTACCCCTTAGCGAAACACCTGAATCTTGGCATACTGAATGTAATTTTTGAACGGGAATTGCACGATTAA